From the genome of Burkholderiales bacterium:
CGATCGCTCACATCCGCAGCGGCAAGCTGCGCGCGGTCGCGGTGACTTCTCGCACCCGTGCGGTGGCGTTTCCGAACCTGCCGACGATCGACGAGTCGGGCGTGCCGGGCTTCGAATCGACGACCTCGACCGCGATCGCGATGCCCGCGGCCACGCCGAAGGATGTCGTGCAGAAGCTCCGCGATGCGCTCAGCGGCGCGCTCGACAAGCCGGGCGTGCGTCAGACCTTCGAGAAATCCGGCGGCCAGCTCTTCAGGAGCACGCCGGATGAGTTCGTGCGCAAGCTCCAGGAAGAGCATGCGCGATGGGTGCGGATACGGAAGGAGACCGGCATCCGCATCGAGTAGCGCGTTACGGCGTCTCCACCACGACTTCGTTGCCTTCGACGCGGAACCGGTGGGGATGCTGGTCCGACACCCACTCGGTGAACTTCACGATCTCCGCGAACTTCGGATCGTCCGGCGCCACCACGTAAGGCTGTGCGCGCCGGTTGATGTACGCCGGGAGGAACGACACGCGCTCGACGCCCTTCCTGCTCATCACGATCTTCGGCACCATCGTCATGCGGCAGTGCTGCGGGAAGAAGTAGCGCCCCTCGGGCGGCAGGCACTCGGGCTCGATCTGGTGCCAGATGAGGTTCCAGTCGTACGTGCCCTGCGCCGACTTGGGCGCGCCGGTCGTCATGAAGTTGCCGATGCTATAGAAGCAGATCTTCCCCTTGTAGCTTTCGACCGCCTTGATCGAGTGCGCGTGGTGGCCGATGATGAGATCGGCGCCCGCATCGATCGCCGCATGCGCGATCGGCGGCTGGTAGGTGCAGATCGTCTTCGCGACGAGCCGCAGTCCCCAGTGGATGGTCACGAGCACCACGTCGGCTTGCTGCTTCGCTTTCCGGATGTCCGCCTTCAGCGCCTCGAGGTCTTCCTCGTGCGGCGTGCTGACGATCCGCGGCGGTGAGCCGGGCTGGAACTCTTCCGGCACGTAATGCGTATGGGCGCGCATCGGCGCGACACCGGCTTTGCCCTTGCCCGCCGCCTGGCCGTCGCGCAGCACCGAGCAATACGCGAGGATCGCGACCTTCACACTCTTCTTCTCGATGATCGCGGGCGCGCGCGCTTCTTCCGCGTCGCGGCCGGCGCCGATCACGGTCTTGCCCATTCCGCGGAAGAGCTCGACGGTGTCCAGCAGCGCATCCGGGCCCCAGTCCATCGCGTGATTGCTCGCGAGCGACACGACGTCGATGCCCGCCGCGTTCCAGACGCCGGCCATGCGCGGATGCAGGCGGCTGTGCTGCCCGCCCGGCCCGTAGGTGAATTGCGGCTCGATGCCGCGCTGCGAATAGACGCGCTCGCACTGGCCGAGGCGGATGTCGGCCTGGCTCAATACCGGCGCGATCAGCTCCGCGAACTCCTCGGTCGGTTCGTAGACCGGGCCGATGTCGCCGCCGGTCATGAGGGTGACTGTTTGCATTGTTGCCATCGAATCCTCGCTTTCCCGACACGTCATTCCGGACCGCGCGCCAGCGCGAAATGATCCGGTATCCCCTTCCCCCTCATGGGGAAAGGTAGATGGGGGTGGGCTTCAAGGTCAAAATGGATCCCGGCCTACGCCGGGATGACGGACCTGTTATTCGTTCTTCATCCCGGTCGCGCGAACGATCTTCGCGTACTTCGCCGTCTGCTCCGCGAGGTACTTCTGGAATTCTTCGGGCGTGCTGCCGACCGCTTCCACCGCTTCGTCGCGCAGGCGCGCGCGCACGTCATCCGCCTTCAGCGCCCGCACCATCGACTGGTTGAGCGTCGCGATCGCCGCCTCGGGCGTTTTGCGCGGCGCGAGGAGCCCGTAGGACGACGTGAGCTCGTAGTCCTTCACGCCGGACTCCTGCATCGTCGGCACCTCCGGTGCGATCTGCATCCGGTTCGTCCCCGTCACGGCAAGCGCCCGCAGCTTGCCCGCACGCACCAGCGAGAGCGCGGTAAGGGGCGAGGTGATCATCATGTGCGCTTCGCCGGAGGTGACCGCGGCGACCGTGCCGGTGACACCGCGATACGGCACGTGCACGATCGCGATACCGGTCGACAGCTTGAGCAGCTCTCCCCCGAAGTGGGCGACCGATCCGTTGCCCGCCGACGCGTAGTTGAGCTGTCCCGGCCTCGACTTCGCGAGCTTCACCAGGTCCCGCACCGATTTCACCGGCAGCGACGGATGCACGCTCAGCATGAACGGCGTCACCGCGATCAGCGTGATCGGCGCGAAATCGCCGACCGGATCGTACGGAAGCTTCCTGACCAGGCTCGCGTTGATCGCGTGCGTGTCGTTGACGATGAGTATCGTGTAACCGTCCGGCGGCGCTTTCGCCGCGGCCTCGGTCCCGATCACGCTGCCCGCGCCGGGACGATTGTCGACGACGATCTGCTGCTGGAGCGACGCGGACAGCCGCTGCGCGAAAAAGCGCGCGATGGTGTCGGCCCCGCCGCCCGCGGCGAACGGCGAGATGAGACGCACCGGCTTGCCGGGGTACGCCTGCGAATGGCCCGTGATCGGCACCCCTGTCATTGCGAGGAGCGCGAGCGACGAAGCAATCCCGTGACGCACGGTCATTCCGGCTTGATATGCGCGTCGTTCACCACCTTCTGCCACTTCGCCTGCTCCGACACCATGAGCTTGCCGAACTCGGCGGAGGTCATCGGCTTGGTGAGTATCGCCAGCGCGTCGTAGGACTTGCGCAATTCCGGCGCTTCCGTCGCGGCGGCGGCTTCCGCATGGATGCGCTGGATCACCGCGGGCGGCGTTCCCGCCGGCGCGAACATCCCGTACCAGATGCTGGTCTCGTAACCGGGCACGCCCGCTTCCGAGATCGTCGGCACGTCGGGCAGGCTCGCGGACCGTTTCAGGCTGCCGATCGCCAGCAGCCTCAGCCGTCCGGCGTTGATGTGAGGCAGGAGGCCGATGAGCGACGTGAGGATCATCTGGGTGTGGCCGCCGACGACGTCGGTCACCGCCGGCCCGCCGCCTTTGAAAGGCACGTGCACGAGATCGATGCCGGCCATCAGCTTGAAGAGCTCGGTGTTCATGTGCGGGAAACCGCCGACGCCCGACGACGCGTAATAGATCGTTCCCGGCTTCGCCTTCGCCAGCGCGATCAGCTCCTTCACCGATTTCACCGGCATCGAGGGATGCACGGTCAGCGCGCTCTCGTTCATACCCAGGAGAGCGATGGGCGCGAACGAGTGGATCAGGTCGACGTTCGGCTTCGGCCTCGCGATGAGAAAGCCATAAGCCGTCGAGCTCACCATCAGCGTGTAGCCGTCGGGCGGCGATTGCGCGGCCGCCAGCATGCCGATGATGCCGCCCGCGCCGGGACGGTTGTCGACGATGACCGACTGCTTCAGCCGCGAGGAGAGCTCGGTGCTGACCAGGCGCGCCACGGTGTCGGTGGGCCCGGGCGGCCACGGGACGATCACGCGTACGACTTTCTCCGGATACGCCGCGGCGACCGCGGTGTGGACTCCGAATACGATGCTCATCAAAACGGCTGCGACTGCGAGGACGGCTTTCATCTTCACGTTGCTGTGCCCTTCATGTGGATGCGCCCTCCGATGTTTACACGAACGGGGGGCGCATGAGAACCGCGTTACGATATCCATATGGAATTTCCGCTCACGCTCGCCGAAGCCGCGAGGCGCGTCGAGACGCGTGCGATCTCGCCCGTCGAGCTCGTGCGGGCCGCGCTCGATCGCATCGAAGCGTTCGACGGTCGCATCAATGCGTTCAATACGATCGTCGCGGAGCGTGCGCTGGAGCAGGCGCGCGCAGCCGAGCGCGAGATCGGCGCCGGCCGCTATCGAGGGCCACTGCACGGCATTCCGTTCGGCGCTAAAGACATCTACGATACCGCCGGCATCCTCACGTCCGGCTATTCGAGAGCGTTCTTCGACAACGTTCCAGCGAACGATGCGACGGTCATCGCGAAGCTCTACGCGAGCGGCGCGGTGCTCGCCGGCAAGCTCGCGACGCACGAGCTCGCCAATGGCGGACCTTCGTTCGACCTGCCGTGGCCGCCCGCGCGCAATCCATGGAACACCGAGCATGCCACCGGCGGCTCGAGCACCGGCGCCGCGGCGGCTGTCGCCGCAGGCTTCCTGCCGGCGGCGCTCGGCTCAGACACCGGCGGCTCCATCCGCATTCCCGCGGCGCAGTGCGGCGTCGCCGGCCTCAAGCCGACGTACGGGCGCGTCAGCCGCGCCGGCGTGATCCCGCATTCTTTCAGCCTCGATCATTGCGGCCCGCTCGCGTGGACCGTCGAAGACTGCGCGATCGTGCTGCAGGCGATCGCCGGATACGATCCGCTGGATCTCGCCAGCATTAATCACCCCGTCCCCGATTACCGCAGCGCGCTCGACGGCGATATCCGGGGCTTACGCATCGGCGTCGTCCGTCATTTCTGGGAGGAGGACCTCGCGGTCTCTCCCGAAGTCTCTTCGGCGATGGACGCCGCGCTCGCGACGCTCGCCGGTGTCGGCGCACGCATCGAGACGGTGCGCGTGCCGCCCCTTCAGCGCTTCTACGACGTCAAGAACGTCATCGCCAAGTGCGAGGTGTTCACGGTCCATCGGCAGCGGCTCGTCGAGCGGCTCGACGATTTCGGCGCGGACTTTCTCGCGCTCACGCTCCCGGGGTGTCTCTTCTCTGCGACCGATTACCTGCGCGCCCAGGCCGGACGCCGGGCGCTGATCGAGGCAATGTCAGCGATCCACGAGCGCTGCGACGCGATCGTCACCGCCGGCAGCGGCCCTGCGCCCAAGCTCCGCGCGACGAGCGCGACGCGCGCGATCGATCACTGGACCAAACCGAATCTGGAAACACCGTTCAGCGTGACCGGCGCGCCGGCGATCGCGGTGTGCAACGGATACACGGCCGGCGGCCTGCCGCTGGCCATGCAGATCGCCGGGCGCGCGTTCGACGAATCCACCGTGCTGCGCATCGCGCACGCGTACGAGCGCGCGACACCGTGGCGGGACCGACGTCCGATGCTGGATGCCGCCGGCGACGAAAACCAGGGTCTGACTCCGAAGAAACCGGGGGCAGACCCTGTGCATCCCGCCACGCGCGAGCGAGTCGCCAAGAGCCTGGAAAGCGCCGGGCTCACGCTCGACGAAGAGCGATTCGCGCAGCTCTGCACGATCGCGCCGATCGCGCTCGATGCGGCGCGCCGGGTAGGCCGGGAACGGTCATGAGCGCATCGGCGCTGCGTCGTCGCGAGGCGCGAACGTGCTCCTCGACTCCAGCGGCAATCCGAGCAGATACGCCGAATCACGGCTTACCGGGCTCGCAGCGCCCGACCATCGTGAACCAGTGCCCCAGCGAGCTCTTGTCCTTGTCGGAAAGCGTCGCCTGGAACCAGTATTCATCACCGTCGGAGGGAGCCAGCAGGAAATTCACGCTCTCCGTCGAAACCGCTTTCGGCGGGAAATCGCCCTGGAGGACGCGGTCGAAACGGCCGTCTTTCACGAGCTGCGCGTCGACCGGCCCGACGCCCAGCACCCGCACCGACTCCCCCTTCGCGAGCCGCTGCGTGCGCGCCCTGAGCAGCTCATACCTGGCAGTGTGAACATTGATCCGGCGTGGCGAGGGATTCTCGACCGTCACGCTGAACGTCCCGTAACAGGCGGAGTGCTCACGACTCCATTGGAGGAACACGCCGCCCGTCATCGAGAGGCGGGTGTTCAGCGACGGGGCGCTGGCCTGGTCCCACGTCCAGTACCCCCACGCGGCAGCGCCGACGATCGCCAGGCTCTGCAAGACCTTGTTGACCACGTCCAGCCAGTGCGTCAGTCCGCCGGCGCGAGCCGGCGCGGATTCGGGCGGGCGCACGGTATCCTGATCGGATGCGGGCTCGTTCGGCGGCCGGGCGTTCTGCTCTTCGCTCATCGACGGTCCTCGTCAATTCCACGGGCATACGCATCTTATCGCTGCATGAGGTATAGGATGGAATCGGTCAAACAGCGGGAGGATTTCGCATGAGCCGGTGTCGGCGCCTCGCAACACTCCTCGTCATCGCCGCGCAGCCGGCGCTCTCGCTGCATGCCGCACAAACCGATCCTGCGCGCGCTTACCCGTCCAAGCCCATCCGGTTCATCGTCCCCTATTCCGCCGGCGGCGCGACCGACATCACCGCGCGCGTCATCGGCGCCAAGCTCGCCGAGAAATGGGGCCAGCAGGTCGTCGTCGACAACCGCACCGGCGCGGGCGGCGCGATCGGCGTCGAGTACACCGCGAACGCGACGCCGGACGGCTACACGATCTGCCTCTTCTCCGCGTCGCAGACCACCGCGACCGCCGCGGGCCAGAAGCTCCCTTACGACCTGCTGAAAGACCTGCAACCGATCTCGCTCGCCATCACGGTCGGCTACGTGGTGTATCACTCACCGAAGCTCCCCATAACGTCGGTCGGCGAGCTCATCGCCCACGCGAAAGCGAACCCGGGCAAGCTCAACTACGGAACGTCGGGCATCGGATCGCTCCAGCACCTCGCGGGTGCGCTCATGAGCCACCTGGGCGGCATCAAGGTCGTCCCGGTGCAGTACAAGGGATCGGCGAACATCGTGCAGGCGATGATGGCCGGCGAGGTGCAGTTCGGGTTCAACTCGATGTTCAGCGTGCGGCCGCACGTGCAGGCCGGACGTCTGCGCTGGATCGCGACGACCGGCGCCAAACGCTCGCCGCCGATGGAGTTGCCGACCGTCGCCGAGACGCTGCCGGGCTTCGAAGTGACGCAGTGGTACGGTCTCATCACCGGCGCCCGCGTGCCCAGGCCCATCGTTCAGAAGATTTCCGCCGCCGCCGTCGAAGCCGTGCGTTCGCCCGACGCTTCGCAGCGGCTCACCGCCGACGGCTCCGAGATCGTCGGCAGCACGCCCGAGCAGTTCGGCGCGCACATCCGCAGCGAGATCGCGAAGTGGGGCAAGCTCGTGAAGGAAGCGAACCTCTCGCTGCAGTAGGCGCACTTCAACGAACGAGGCCGTGCGCGAACGCGCACGGCCTCTTCTTCATGGGCGTTTAGTGCTTGGCGCCCTTGGTGCTTCCCGATCCGACGGTCGCATTGGCGCCGGTAGCGGCGCTGGCGCCGACCGCGCTGGTGTCGGCCTTCGCACCCGCACGCGTATCGACGCTCGCGCCCTTCGCGCCCGGCGTCGAATGCTGGCCCGCCTTGATGTCCGCAGCGCCGCCGACCTTGGCGCCATCCACTGCGGCCTTCGCACCGGCATTGACGGCGCCGTGCGTGCTCGTCTGTGCGAACGCGAGCGAGGAGAGGGCGGACATGGAGGCGATCGTAACGATGGTACGTAGCTTCATTGGTACTCCTGATTTGGTAAGAGTTGCGAAACATGCGCGATCATCTTGGCGATGCGCACGGGGGCGGCTTATCGCAACATCCATACCATGCGCTCGATCGACGTCAAAAGCGTGTCGTAACAGTGTGTTGTTCATCGAGCACCGCTCGTGACCGCGATTCGCGCGTCTGCCTCGGGCGACAGCGGGACGGAGTGGGGACATTAGACGCTTGATGCGCGGCGCTATTTTCGAGTCGCTGCACGCCGACACGCTTCGCGCATCGATCGCGCAATCGCGCGCCTGTGCGTTATGCTGGGCGCTTCGACGATCGGAAAACCCATGTCAGGAAAACTCCATCTCCTCGATGCGAGCGTCGTCCACTACGAGTGGAACAACGCGATCCCGCCGCGGCTCACGATCGATGCCGGCGACACCGTCGTTTTCGAGACGCGCGATGCGTCCGACGAGTTCTACTCGCCCGCATCGACGCACGAGGACGTCATGCGCCGCGTGTTCAAGGGCCACCCGCTGACGGGGCCGGTGTACGTGCGCGGGGTGCAGCCCGGCGACGTGCTCGCGGTGGAGATCGTCGATATCGCGCCACGCGCAGCGTTCGGCTGGACCAACGTGCGGCCGGGCCGCGGGCTGTTACCGGAGAGCGAGTTCAGCCGTCCTTTCCTCCAGGTCTGGGACGTGACCGACGGCAAGTTCGCACGCGGCATGCGCGACATCGCGGTGCCGCTCGCGCCCTTCCCCGGCGTGATGGGCGTCGCTTTGGACGATGCCGGCAGCCACAACACCGCACCGCCGCGCAAGAACGGCGGCAACATGGACATCAAGCAGCTCACCGCGGGAACGACCGTGTTCCTCCCGGTGTGGGTCGAAGGCGCGCTCTTCAGCGTCGGCGATGCGCACGGCGCGCAGGGCGACGGCGAAGTCTGCATCACCGCGGTGGAGATGAATGCGCGCATCACTTTGAAGTTCGACGTCATGCCGGCGCGCCACCTCACCGAGCCGCAATTGCGCACGCGCGCGGGCATCCCCGCCAGCGGTCCTTGCTATGCGACCACCGCGCACGGCCCCGACCTTCACGAGTGCGCCCGCCAAGCGGTGCGCCACATGATCGACCACCTCGTGCGCGAGCGGGGCCTCTCTCGCGAAGAGGCCTACATCCTGTGCAGCGTCGCCGTCGACTTGAAGGTGAGCGAGATCGTCGATGCGCCGAACTGGATCATCTCGGCGTTTCTGCCCGAGTCGATCTTCGGCGGAGGTTGATCTTCAACGTCGCGCTTTTAAAGGCGCATTAACCGCAGCCCGCGTAGGGTGCGTTGAGGCGCAAGCCGTAACGCACCGCGCCTTTCCACCGTTCGCCCCGAGCGTAGCGAAGCGAAGTCGAAGGCCGTCATCACGAGGAGCGAAGCGACGCGGCGATCTCATGAGGTACGATTTCGCTACGCGCGCGGTAGCGCCTCAAGCGTTCCGGCTAACGAACAGACCGCTCCGACCAATAGGCGGGCCGAAGTCGTTCGTGTGCGACTGCGAGGATGTAGATCGTATCTTATCGAATACGCGGTCGGCAGGAATGGTTTCGGCCGTGCCGTCGACGATCTCCCGATACCTTTTTTCGCCTCGGCGATCCATTCGTCCTCGACGCCCGCTGCGGGGAGGGCCGTCCAGTTCGGCGATGAGCGAACGGAGCAGTTCGGCTTTCTCGCCTGTATTCAATGAGCGGATCTTCGCCTCGAGTTCTTCGATCACGCTGGCCATTGAACCGTCTCCATCAGTCGAAGAGAGAAGCGTATCTCGGCTGGATCATTACGGCACGCAAGGTCTGGGCCAGCCTGAATTGGATCACCGGCGGGGAATCCGCCTGTCCCGCCGCCCCACCGTGATCACCGCGCCGTCGCCGGCGACGACGGCGTACGTGTTCAGCTGCTTCTCCATCGCCCGATACGCCACCCGCCCCGAATCCTTCAGCAGCCGGGTCCGCGCCTTCTTGTCGAAATAGACGATGGTGGCGCCGTGATGGTCGTGCGCCTGAGAGCCGTAGGCGAGCAGCGAGTCCAGGGTCGCCGCGCTGATCCCCCGCTGCTGCATCCTCACTTTCGCGTGCTGCGTCAGGGGTGTCATGGCGGCTCCTATCGCGATCTACCGGGCTGGCAGCACAGTATGAGGAGGCGGGTGGCTCAGGGCGTGAGCCAGCGGGCCGGCGGCACGCTCGTTGGAAAGACGTTACCCTCGACGAGATCCGCGTCGCGTCATGGAGAAAGCTTGGGGAAGTACCTCGTTATCCTCGTCGTCGCCTTGCTGGCGACGCACTTGCTGCTCTCGCGCAACAAGCAGGAACCCAGGACCGCGACGCGCAAATCGATCCACCGGGCGCTCGAATCGACCGTCAGAAAGACCGCGATCGCGGTGGGCGCGCTCATCGCCGCGCTCGTGGTGATCCTGCTCGTCAAGCACGTGACGTCGTGATCAGCGATACAGCCCCTGCCGCTCCAGCCACGCCTGGATGACGCCCGCCACCTGGTCGCTGTTGCGGTCCATCATGATCATGCGCGAGTTGCCGCGGATGCCGGCCTTCGGCAGGTCGACGATCTCGACCTTCCCGCCCGCCGAGCTCACCGCGTTCATGAAGTCGACGCCGTTCTGGCGGATCTTCGGCCAGCGCGCGTCCTGCTCGATGTAATCGCCGTAGATCGCGAGCACGGCGTGTTCTTCAGCACGCCCGCGCGGCTCATCTCGCCCGCGGCGGCGGGCCCGACCGCGATCAGCGCCTTCACCTTGTCCGGACGCGCCTGCGCGACCCTGAACCCGAAGAGTCCCGACTGCGAGTGCACGAGCACGACGCACGGACACACCTTGTCGACGAGCTCGGTGTAGGCCGCGATGATCGCGTCGTCGGTCGTCGTCCAGCGCGGCACCGCCTGCTTCACGAACTGGTTGTAGGCGTCGGTCGGGAACTGGCTGCCCGGCAGCACCTTGCGCTTCAAAGGATCCTCGCTGTACGAGCCCGCCCCGCGCCGATGCGAAAGCGCTCGAACGGGTTCTCTTTGGTGAGGAACACCGGGTCGCCCTTGAGCAGTCCGGAGTCATCGCCCAGCCCGAGCGCCCGCGCTCGACCGCGTCCGAGTTGTAGACCGCCCACCCTTTCTTCACGAAGTAGTTGAGCCAGCCTTCGCGGCCGTCGGGCGTCGTCTCGTACGTGACGCCGGTGAGCCCGCCGCCGTGCCACATCAGGAGCGGCAACGCGCCGCGTTGATTCGCCGGGATGAAGTACTGCACGTACATCTGCTCGACGAGATACACGCCGTTCGGATCGACCTTCGCCGGCACGCCGCCCGGCGTAAACAGCACCTCCTTCACCGGCTTGCCCGAGATCGTCACCTCGGCGTCGCTGCCGAAACGCTATCACGCTCTAGAAGAGTTGCCGCCATGTCGCCGACAGATGCGTCGTCTCGCGCGCCCGCACCCAGACCAGCGACCGGGCGCGTTCCGCCTGCTCGTAGGCCCATTCGGCGACCGAAAACGAAGCATCTGCGTCCAAGACGAACGGCGCCTGCGCGAACGCCTCCCCCAACTGCGCGTCGTCGCGGCGGTTGCGGTCGAGCCAGCGCTCTAGGTGCCCCGTCGCCGCCAGCATTTCCGCCTTGTGCTGGTTGCACGTCCGGTCGGCGAGCACGAAGTTGTGGCCAAGGTCGCGCGGGTAGCGCGACCACGGGATGAAGTGGTCGACTTCGATCGCATCGGCAAGGGTGCGATCGCAGTAGAAGCAGCGATTGCGCTGGAGATCGCGCAGCCCGTCCATGATCGAGCGCAGGGCGGCGCGATTGGTGCCGAAGAGGAAGTCGGCGAGGTCGCCCGTCGCGCCGAGCACGTCCCGGTTGGTCGGCAGGCTTTGCACGAACGATAGCCAACCCATCTGCACCAGCGCCTGCACGACGCCGAACTGCACCTTGAAAAACGCAGCCACGCCCGGGCGCAGGACGATCGCGCCGTCGATCAGTTTCTCTTCGTAGAGAAAATCCAGGCGATCGGCGCCGACGAGCTGCAGGCGCCAGAGCGGCATCTCGTCCAGCAACCGTCCGATTCGCGCCACGAGCCGATGCCAGCGCGGATGCCGCCGCGCCACCGCAAGAGTGGGCGCATGCGCGCGAAACTCGGCAATGAGCGTAACGGCGGCAGCCTGGCGCCCGGTGTTCTGCGCCAGCACAACCCCGCCGACGAACGGTGCAGTCTGGTGCCAGTAGAGCGTGATGAAACGATCGCTGAGCTCACCGAGCGGAATCGCGAGCGTGCCGTCCGCCGCCGGCGTCTTCTCGACGGCGAGCTCCGCCAGCGCCAGCACCAGAGCGAACTTATAGGTCGCGACGAACAGCCCCTCGTGCAGGATGCGCTGGAGCTTGTTGAGAAAGTCGAGCTGCGTCGCCGCTGCCGGCAGTTCGGCCAAAGCAGTCCGCCTACGGCTCCCGATTCAGCGCTGCAACGCGCGCATCCGCGTCTGCCGCTCCGCTTCCGCCTGATCGCGCAGGTTGCGCTCCTGGATGCGATCGTTGCGCTGGTCGCGCTTGCAGTCGTCCCGTTCGGTCTGTCCCTGAAGGAAGTCGCAGTTTCCGCTGAGCCGTTTCCAGAAGCGCCCTTCCCGCTGGCGATCCGCCTCCACACGCTGCTGCTGTCGATCCGCCGCATCCTGACGAGCACGCTCGGCGCGGTAGGCATTCAGGGTCCGCACGCACTCAGCATATCCCGGATGGCCCGGATCGCACGTGCCGGCACGCTGAGCCGCGCGCGGCGCAGCACCGTGGCCCTCAGGACACAGTTGTGCTTCCCGAAAAACGCCGTCCTGACAGCGCACGACCGGTTCGGCGAGGACCCACGACGAGACAGAAAAGCAGAAGCAGGCCACTACTACGCGGTGCAGGAGCATATTCGTGTTGTTATGAGCAAGCGCTCCGA
Proteins encoded in this window:
- a CDS encoding HNH endonuclease; protein product: MAELPAAATQLDFLNKLQRILHEGLFVATYKFALVLALAELAVEKTPAADGTLAIPLGELSDRFITLYWHQTAPFVGGVVLAQNTGRQAAAVTLIAEFRAHAPTLAVARRHPRWHRLVARIGRLLDEMPLWRLQLVGADRLDFLYEEKLIDGAIVLRPGVAAFFKVQFGVVQALVQMGWLSFVQSLPTNRDVLGATGDLADFLFGTNRAALRSIMDGLRDLQRNRCFYCDRTLADAIEVDHFIPWSRYPRDLGHNFVLADRTCNQHKAEMLAATGHLERWLDRNRRDDAQLGEAFAQAPFVLDADASFSVAEWAYEQAERARSLVWVRARETTHLSATWRQLF
- a CDS encoding CapA family protein, which produces MQTVTLMTGGDIGPVYEPTEEFAELIAPVLSQADIRLGQCERVYSQRGIEPQFTYGPGGQHSRLHPRMAGVWNAAGIDVVSLASNHAMDWGPDALLDTVELFRGMGKTVIGAGRDAEEARAPAIIEKKSVKVAILAYCSVLRDGQAAGKGKAGVAPMRAHTHYVPEEFQPGSPPRIVSTPHEEDLEALKADIRKAKQQADVVLVTIHWGLRLVAKTICTYQPPIAHAAIDAGADLIIGHHAHSIKAVESYKGKICFYSIGNFMTTGAPKSAQGTYDWNLIWHQIEPECLPPEGRYFFPQHCRMTMVPKIVMSRKGVERVSFLPAYINRRAQPYVVAPDDPKFAEIVKFTEWVSDQHPHRFRVEGNEVVVETP
- a CDS encoding amidase — its product is MEFPLTLAEAARRVETRAISPVELVRAALDRIEAFDGRINAFNTIVAERALEQARAAEREIGAGRYRGPLHGIPFGAKDIYDTAGILTSGYSRAFFDNVPANDATVIAKLYASGAVLAGKLATHELANGGPSFDLPWPPARNPWNTEHATGGSSTGAAAAVAAGFLPAALGSDTGGSIRIPAAQCGVAGLKPTYGRVSRAGVIPHSFSLDHCGPLAWTVEDCAIVLQAIAGYDPLDLASINHPVPDYRSALDGDIRGLRIGVVRHFWEEDLAVSPEVSSAMDAALATLAGVGARIETVRVPPLQRFYDVKNVIAKCEVFTVHRQRLVERLDDFGADFLALTLPGCLFSATDYLRAQAGRRALIEAMSAIHERCDAIVTAGSGPAPKLRATSATRAIDHWTKPNLETPFSVTGAPAIAVCNGYTAGGLPLAMQIAGRAFDESTVLRIAHAYERATPWRDRRPMLDAAGDENQGLTPKKPGADPVHPATRERVAKSLESAGLTLDEERFAQLCTIAPIALDAARRVGRERS
- a CDS encoding tripartite tricarboxylate transporter substrate binding protein; translation: MRHGIASSLALLAMTGVPITGHSQAYPGKPVRLISPFAAGGGADTIARFFAQRLSASLQQQIVVDNRPGAGSVIGTEAAAKAPPDGYTILIVNDTHAINASLVRKLPYDPVGDFAPITLIAVTPFMLSVHPSLPVKSVRDLVKLAKSRPGQLNYASAGNGSVAHFGGELLKLSTGIAIVHVPYRGVTGTVAAVTSGEAHMMITSPLTALSLVRAGKLRALAVTGTNRMQIAPEVPTMQESGVKDYELTSSYGLLAPRKTPEAAIATLNQSMVRALKADDVRARLRDEAVEAVGSTPEEFQKYLAEQTAKYAKIVRATGMKNE
- a CDS encoding DUF4258 domain-containing protein, with amino-acid sequence MTPLTQHAKVRMQQRGISAATLDSLLAYGSQAHDHHGATIVYFDKKARTRLLKDSGRVAYRAMEKQLNTYAVVAGDGAVITVGRRDRRIPRR
- a CDS encoding tripartite tricarboxylate transporter substrate binding protein, giving the protein MSIVFGVHTAVAAAYPEKVVRVIVPWPPGPTDTVARLVSTELSSRLKQSVIVDNRPGAGGIIGMLAAAQSPPDGYTLMVSSTAYGFLIARPKPNVDLIHSFAPIALLGMNESALTVHPSMPVKSVKELIALAKAKPGTIYYASSGVGGFPHMNTELFKLMAGIDLVHVPFKGGGPAVTDVVGGHTQMILTSLIGLLPHINAGRLRLLAIGSLKRSASLPDVPTISEAGVPGYETSIWYGMFAPAGTPPAVIQRIHAEAAAATEAPELRKSYDALAILTKPMTSAEFGKLMVSEQAKWQKVVNDAHIKPE
- a CDS encoding tripartite tricarboxylate transporter substrate binding protein; translated protein: MSRCRRLATLLVIAAQPALSLHAAQTDPARAYPSKPIRFIVPYSAGGATDITARVIGAKLAEKWGQQVVVDNRTGAGGAIGVEYTANATPDGYTICLFSASQTTATAAGQKLPYDLLKDLQPISLAITVGYVVYHSPKLPITSVGELIAHAKANPGKLNYGTSGIGSLQHLAGALMSHLGGIKVVPVQYKGSANIVQAMMAGEVQFGFNSMFSVRPHVQAGRLRWIATTGAKRSPPMELPTVAETLPGFEVTQWYGLITGARVPRPIVQKISAAAVEAVRSPDASQRLTADGSEIVGSTPEQFGAHIRSEIAKWGKLVKEANLSLQ
- a CDS encoding acetamidase/formamidase family protein — protein: MSGKLHLLDASVVHYEWNNAIPPRLTIDAGDTVVFETRDASDEFYSPASTHEDVMRRVFKGHPLTGPVYVRGVQPGDVLAVEIVDIAPRAAFGWTNVRPGRGLLPESEFSRPFLQVWDVTDGKFARGMRDIAVPLAPFPGVMGVALDDAGSHNTAPPRKNGGNMDIKQLTAGTTVFLPVWVEGALFSVGDAHGAQGDGEVCITAVEMNARITLKFDVMPARHLTEPQLRTRAGIPASGPCYATTAHGPDLHECARQAVRHMIDHLVRERGLSREEAYILCSVAVDLKVSEIVDAPNWIISAFLPESIFGGG